A genomic stretch from Leptospira licerasiae serovar Varillal str. VAR 010 includes:
- the rpmD gene encoding 50S ribosomal protein L30, protein METVIVTQIKSNIGIKKGQKLTLAALGLRKTGQQRKHTLTPQVKGMINDVQHLVRVEKA, encoded by the coding sequence ATGGAAACCGTAATCGTTACTCAGATCAAAAGTAATATCGGGATTAAAAAAGGCCAGAAGCTAACTCTGGCTGCTTTGGGGCTCCGTAAGACCGGACAACAAAGAAAACATACTCTAACTCCGCAGGTGAAAGGGATGATCAATGACGTTCAACACCTGGTCCGAGTCGAAAAGGCGTAA
- the rplF gene encoding 50S ribosomal protein L6: MSRIGKAEIKLPDKVEVKQDSTVIKVKGPLGELQTPIFAGISLKNEGGTVKLERSSEEQNIVALHGLTRALLMNSVKGVTAGWEKNLEITGVGYRAAKRGEDLVMNLGYSHEVVYKAPKGIKIEVIEQVKIKISGIDKQLVGQVAADIRSKRPPEPYKGKGIKYNDEFIKRKAGKTGKK, encoded by the coding sequence ATGTCCAGGATTGGAAAAGCAGAAATCAAACTTCCGGATAAAGTGGAAGTAAAACAGGACAGCACCGTAATTAAAGTGAAAGGTCCTCTAGGCGAGTTACAAACTCCTATTTTTGCAGGAATCTCTCTGAAAAACGAGGGCGGGACTGTGAAATTGGAAAGATCCAGCGAAGAGCAAAACATAGTAGCTCTTCACGGATTGACCCGAGCTCTTCTTATGAATAGCGTAAAGGGTGTGACCGCTGGTTGGGAAAAAAACCTGGAGATCACAGGGGTTGGTTATCGTGCTGCTAAGCGCGGTGAAGATCTGGTGATGAACCTTGGATATTCCCACGAGGTTGTTTACAAGGCTCCTAAAGGAATTAAGATCGAAGTCATTGAACAAGTGAAGATCAAAATTTCCGGAATCGACAAACAACTAGTCGGGCAAGTTGCGGCAGATATCCGTTCTAAGAGACCTCCTGAGCCTTATAAAGGTAAAGGGATCAAGTACAACGACGAATTTATCAAGAGAAAGGCCGGAAAAACCGGTAAGAAGTAA
- the rpmC gene encoding 50S ribosomal protein L29 gives MKKIKLAELKDAEILAQLEDARKIIRTARFQYGVARSLENPKVITNAKKKIARLLTIQRNRELAAKPGSTKARRYSRATRKTQALAKANASAKKAAKGTN, from the coding sequence GTGAAAAAGATCAAACTCGCAGAGTTGAAAGACGCAGAAATTTTAGCACAATTGGAAGATGCTCGTAAGATCATTCGTACAGCACGTTTCCAATACGGAGTGGCTCGTTCTTTGGAGAACCCGAAGGTGATCACTAACGCGAAGAAAAAGATCGCGCGCCTTCTTACTATCCAAAGAAACAGAGAGTTAGCTGCGAAGCCTGGTTCTACTAAGGCCAGACGTTATTCAAGAGCTACTCGTAAGACGCAAGCTTTAGCAAAAGCGAATGCTTCCGCTAAAAAGGCTGCTAAGGGAACGAACTGA
- the rpsS gene encoding 30S ribosomal protein S19 — MMRSSKKGPFIDSHLMSKVIKLNSENQKKPFKTWSRRSTIFPDMIGHTIMVHNGNKFIPVFINDNMVGHKLGEFAPTRTYRGHGNTDKKAAKK; from the coding sequence ATCATGAGATCTTCTAAAAAAGGTCCGTTCATCGACAGTCACCTCATGAGCAAGGTGATCAAGCTGAACTCTGAAAACCAAAAGAAACCGTTTAAAACCTGGTCTCGTAGAAGTACGATTTTCCCGGACATGATCGGTCACACAATCATGGTTCATAACGGAAACAAATTTATCCCTGTTTTCATCAATGACAACATGGTAGGGCACAAGTTGGGAGAATTTGCTCCAACTCGTACTTATCGTGGTCATGGAAACACTGATAAAAAGGCGGCTAAGAAGTAA
- the rpsE gene encoding 30S ribosomal protein S5 yields the protein MAYEQDQEQKEFNEKVVKIDRVAKVVKGGRRFSFNALTVVGDAKGKVGIGFGKANEVPDAIRKSIESAKKNLVKIQFRGHTIPHEVIGKFKSARVILKPSTAGTGIIAGGSVRSVVEKAGIQDILSKSWGSSNPVNIVKATLDALQQLETPVLAARKRGITLARLFGNDVG from the coding sequence ATGGCATACGAACAAGATCAAGAACAGAAAGAGTTTAACGAGAAGGTCGTAAAGATCGATCGCGTTGCTAAAGTTGTAAAAGGTGGACGTCGTTTCTCCTTTAACGCTCTGACAGTAGTCGGAGATGCAAAAGGTAAAGTAGGGATCGGATTCGGTAAAGCGAATGAGGTTCCGGACGCGATCCGTAAATCTATCGAGTCAGCTAAGAAAAATTTGGTGAAAATCCAATTTAGAGGACATACCATTCCTCACGAAGTGATCGGAAAATTCAAATCGGCAAGAGTGATCCTGAAACCGTCTACTGCGGGAACCGGGATTATCGCCGGAGGATCCGTTCGTTCCGTAGTGGAGAAGGCTGGGATCCAAGATATTCTTAGCAAATCCTGGGGTTCTTCGAATCCTGTAAATATCGTAAAGGCGACTCTGGACGCTCTTCAACAATTGGAGACTCCGGTTTTAGCAGCTCGTAAAAGAGGGATCACTCTGGCTCGTCTTTTCGGAAACGACGTAGGATAA
- the rplN gene encoding 50S ribosomal protein L14 gives MIQQETILQVADNSGIKRVMCIKVLGGSKKRYASVGDEIIVAVKDAQPAYGLKDSTGKKVHNKAVQRAVVVRTKKEIRRPDGSYIRFDDNAVAIIDDKGNPKGTRIFGPVARELRDKKYAKIISLAPEVL, from the coding sequence ATGATCCAACAGGAAACCATCCTCCAAGTCGCCGATAACTCCGGAATCAAAAGAGTTATGTGTATTAAAGTCTTAGGAGGCTCTAAAAAACGTTACGCCTCCGTAGGAGACGAGATCATCGTCGCCGTGAAAGACGCACAACCTGCTTATGGGTTAAAAGATTCCACGGGGAAAAAGGTCCATAACAAGGCCGTTCAACGCGCAGTAGTCGTCAGAACTAAAAAAGAGATCCGTCGCCCGGATGGTTCTTATATTCGTTTCGATGATAACGCAGTCGCAATTATCGACGACAAAGGAAACCCGAAAGGGACCCGTATTTTCGGGCCAGTAGCTCGCGAACTTCGCGATAAAAAATACGCTAAGATCATCTCCCTAGCGCCGGAGGTTCTATAA
- the rplX gene encoding 50S ribosomal protein L24, whose product MSKLTYRGSEYTKFKSVRLHKDDEVVVIAGKEKGKKGKILVIDKKRDRVVVEGLNKRKRFLRPTQENPQGGIVEVEAPMHISNVMFYDSKKKKGVRLGYQENKGKKVRVSKPEGKEI is encoded by the coding sequence ATGTCTAAGCTGACGTATCGGGGATCCGAATATACAAAATTCAAATCCGTTCGCCTGCACAAAGATGACGAAGTAGTCGTTATCGCAGGAAAAGAGAAAGGAAAAAAAGGCAAGATCCTAGTTATCGATAAGAAAAGGGATCGTGTAGTAGTAGAAGGACTGAACAAACGTAAACGTTTCTTAAGACCTACCCAAGAAAACCCTCAAGGTGGTATCGTAGAGGTGGAAGCTCCAATGCACATCTCCAACGTAATGTTCTACGATTCCAAAAAGAAGAAGGGAGTTCGTCTGGGCTACCAAGAGAATAAAGGTAAAAAAGTCCGCGTTTCTAAGCCGGAGGGGAAAGAGATCTAA
- the secY gene encoding preprotein translocase subunit SecY, translating to MLTSIANIFKIPELRNKVFFTLGMLLLFRLGTHITIPGIDPKVVSAIALDANAAEGLVGMFDMFAGGALLNFSIFALGIMPYISSSIIMQLVMVLVPSLQKLQKEGEEGRKKIGQYTKYGTILLCGVQSLAVIRLAQRWSYGADNAPALHPGLIHSSVESWFFFIALLSITTGTVLLIWLGEQITERGIGNGISLLIFAGIVGRLPVSVAQLFRENFVDGLNIIILLLLFILLIALTVLLTQGVRKVPLQYGKQMVGRKMVQAKSQSIPFKVNGASVMPIIFASSLLLFPQTIIQQISELPNWAGWVLLLDYLNPFSQTWYHAAFYFFVYIALIVFFAYFYTAIQFNPGELAENLRKYNGFIPGIRPGSHTKEYIEKVLNRITLPGAVFLAGLALAPYIIIRFLNLGTNSGGGSLVYTFGGTSLLIMVGVALETLKQLESQLLMRNYDGFLKKTKIKGRS from the coding sequence ATGCTGACTTCGATTGCAAATATTTTCAAAATTCCAGAGTTGAGAAACAAGGTGTTCTTTACTCTTGGCATGCTTTTACTTTTCCGTCTCGGAACTCATATTACTATTCCTGGTATTGATCCTAAAGTAGTTTCCGCAATCGCTTTGGATGCAAATGCAGCCGAAGGTCTTGTAGGAATGTTCGATATGTTCGCTGGAGGAGCTCTTCTGAACTTCTCCATCTTTGCGCTCGGGATCATGCCTTATATTTCCTCTTCCATCATTATGCAATTAGTGATGGTACTTGTTCCTTCTTTACAAAAACTCCAAAAAGAAGGAGAAGAAGGTCGCAAGAAGATCGGACAATACACCAAATACGGAACGATTTTACTTTGCGGAGTCCAGTCTTTAGCGGTGATCCGTTTGGCTCAACGTTGGTCCTACGGTGCGGACAATGCTCCGGCTCTTCACCCGGGTTTGATCCATTCTTCTGTTGAATCTTGGTTCTTCTTTATTGCATTATTATCCATCACCACCGGAACTGTTCTTTTGATCTGGTTAGGTGAGCAAATTACTGAGAGAGGGATCGGTAACGGTATTTCTCTTTTGATCTTTGCAGGTATCGTAGGGCGTCTTCCAGTTTCCGTAGCTCAGTTGTTCCGTGAGAACTTCGTAGACGGACTGAACATTATCATCCTTCTTCTTTTATTCATCCTACTCATCGCGTTAACAGTTCTTCTTACCCAAGGAGTCCGTAAGGTTCCTTTACAGTACGGAAAACAAATGGTAGGAAGAAAGATGGTCCAAGCTAAGTCTCAAAGTATTCCTTTTAAAGTGAATGGCGCAAGCGTAATGCCGATCATATTCGCTTCTTCTTTATTACTTTTTCCGCAAACGATCATCCAACAGATCTCCGAGCTTCCTAACTGGGCAGGTTGGGTTTTACTATTGGATTATCTGAACCCATTCTCTCAGACTTGGTATCACGCTGCATTCTACTTCTTTGTGTATATTGCGCTCATCGTGTTCTTTGCATATTTCTATACTGCAATCCAATTCAATCCTGGAGAACTAGCGGAAAATCTTCGTAAGTATAATGGATTTATCCCTGGAATTCGTCCAGGATCTCATACTAAGGAATATATAGAGAAGGTCCTAAACAGGATCACTCTTCCCGGTGCGGTTTTCTTAGCAGGACTCGCATTAGCACCTTATATCATTATTCGTTTCTTGAATTTAGGAACAAACTCCGGTGGTGGATCCTTGGTTTACACCTTCGGGGGAACTTCTCTGCTAATCATGGTAGGGGTTGCTTTGGAAACTCTGAAACAATTAGAGTCCCAATTGCTGATGAGAAACTACGATGGTTTCTTGAAAAAGACCAAGATTAAGGGAAGGTCTTAA
- the rplO gene encoding 50S ribosomal protein L15 yields MSKERIKAALAFGKEREEKGDKPAGNIIPVPAGSTKNKKRLGRGIGSKTGKTGGRGSKGQYARNTVRRGFEGGQMPIHRRLPKRGFTSIFHKDFFPINLRDIEKSGLTGNIDAKNMVESKILDNESTPFKILGTGEITKAVHIVADRVSASAKEKIEKAGGSVKLRSELASKEA; encoded by the coding sequence ATGAGTAAAGAAAGAATTAAGGCTGCCCTGGCGTTCGGAAAAGAGCGCGAAGAAAAGGGAGATAAGCCGGCAGGGAACATCATTCCAGTTCCAGCAGGTTCTACTAAGAATAAAAAACGTTTAGGTCGTGGTATCGGTTCCAAAACCGGTAAAACGGGAGGACGTGGTTCTAAAGGACAGTATGCTCGTAATACAGTTCGTCGAGGATTCGAAGGTGGGCAGATGCCTATCCATAGAAGACTTCCTAAGCGCGGGTTTACTTCCATATTTCATAAGGACTTCTTCCCAATCAACCTCAGAGATATTGAGAAAAGCGGGTTGACCGGCAACATAGATGCCAAAAATATGGTTGAATCGAAGATTCTTGATAACGAGAGCACTCCTTTCAAGATTCTGGGAACCGGTGAGATCACGAAAGCCGTTCATATAGTAGCGGATCGCGTTTCCGCTTCCGCCAAGGAAAAGATAGAGAAAGCAGGCGGTTCCGTAAAACTTCGCTCAGAGTTAGCTTCTAAAGAAGCTTAA
- the rpsQ gene encoding 30S ribosomal protein S17, which produces METAKKHIKKSLLSEGKVVSTAMDKTLVMLVEARKTHPKFKKIVRRTVKMKVHDEKNECQVGDRILAIETRPLSREKRHRLFKIVEKAK; this is translated from the coding sequence ATGGAAACTGCAAAGAAGCACATAAAAAAATCACTTCTTAGCGAAGGTAAAGTTGTGAGCACTGCTATGGATAAAACCCTAGTGATGTTAGTGGAAGCACGCAAGACTCACCCTAAGTTTAAGAAGATCGTTCGTAGAACCGTTAAAATGAAGGTTCATGACGAAAAAAATGAATGCCAAGTAGGAGATAGGATTCTGGCGATCGAAACCAGGCCTCTATCCCGTGAAAAGCGTCACCGTCTATTTAAGATCGTAGAAAAGGCAAAGTAA
- the rpsH gene encoding 30S ribosomal protein S8, protein MSLSDPIGDMLTRIRNAGRAKHESCVIPGSKIKRSILELLKEEGFINGYEPVTNGSFEDFKVALKYDVTKRPVIRELVRVSKPGRRVYMKSEEIRPYKNNMGTMILSTSKGVMTGKKARKLRVGGEVICKLS, encoded by the coding sequence ATGAGTTTATCTGATCCAATCGGTGATATGCTGACCCGCATTCGTAATGCTGGTCGTGCGAAACATGAAAGTTGTGTGATTCCAGGAAGTAAGATCAAACGTTCTATTCTGGAGTTATTGAAAGAAGAAGGATTTATCAACGGCTATGAGCCGGTGACTAACGGAAGTTTCGAAGATTTCAAAGTTGCTTTGAAATACGATGTAACTAAAAGACCGGTGATCCGCGAGTTAGTTCGTGTATCAAAACCAGGTCGTAGAGTTTACATGAAAAGCGAAGAGATCCGCCCGTATAAAAACAATATGGGAACTATGATTCTCTCCACTTCCAAAGGAGTTATGACCGGCAAAAAAGCTCGGAAATTACGGGTAGGAGGAGAGGTTATCTGTAAACTCTCTTAA
- the rpsC gene encoding 30S ribosomal protein S3: MGQKVNPIGLRIGITRGWDSIWFSQGDYKKNLHEDIRIRRFIQGRFKEAGVVKVVVERFPEKINVNLHTAKPGVVIGKNGANIEAVKKVLKTMTEKPLNLNIIEVKKPETIAQCIAESIAIQIQERQPFRRVMKQELRRAMRGGVEGIKILISGRLNGADMARREGYREGRIPLHTLRAKIDLGFREASTTFGQIGVKVWTYTGDFINNKEESEEDKYAVKRRTN; encoded by the coding sequence ATGGGACAGAAAGTTAACCCAATAGGACTTCGTATCGGAATTACCCGCGGATGGGATTCCATTTGGTTCTCTCAAGGAGATTATAAAAAGAATCTTCACGAAGATATTAGAATTCGTAGATTTATCCAAGGCCGTTTTAAAGAAGCAGGCGTTGTAAAAGTTGTAGTGGAGCGTTTCCCTGAGAAGATCAACGTTAACCTTCACACTGCTAAGCCTGGTGTGGTAATCGGTAAGAACGGAGCGAATATCGAAGCCGTTAAAAAAGTCCTTAAGACTATGACCGAAAAACCTCTTAATCTTAACATTATAGAAGTTAAGAAGCCTGAGACTATTGCGCAATGTATCGCTGAGTCCATCGCGATCCAGATCCAAGAGCGTCAACCGTTCCGTCGTGTGATGAAACAAGAACTTCGTCGTGCTATGAGAGGTGGAGTAGAAGGAATTAAGATCCTGATCTCCGGTCGTTTGAACGGAGCGGATATGGCTCGTCGCGAAGGTTATCGTGAAGGAAGAATTCCTCTTCATACACTTAGAGCGAAAATCGATCTAGGATTCCGTGAAGCCAGCACCACTTTCGGACAAATCGGAGTGAAGGTTTGGACTTATACCGGAGACTTCATCAACAATAAAGAAGAATCCGAAGAAGATAAATACGCCGTTAAAAGAAGGACCAACTGA
- the rplE gene encoding 50S ribosomal protein L5, producing MAAARLRDKYGKEIVPALQKQYNFKSIMQVPRLEKIVLNVGMGEAHTNPKALEAAVEELALITGQRPVKTKAKKSIAGFKLREGMSLGTTVTLRGNYMYEFLDRLVNVALPRVRDFKGVSEKGFDGRGNYNFSIKEQIIFPEIKVDKINTLYGMNLTFVTNTKVDAEAYSLLAAFGMPFRNLR from the coding sequence ATGGCAGCAGCTAGATTGAGAGATAAATACGGGAAAGAAATCGTTCCCGCTCTTCAGAAACAATATAACTTCAAGTCCATTATGCAAGTTCCTCGTTTGGAAAAAATCGTTCTGAACGTGGGAATGGGAGAGGCTCATACCAACCCTAAAGCATTGGAAGCGGCTGTAGAAGAACTCGCATTGATCACCGGACAACGTCCGGTTAAAACTAAGGCTAAAAAATCCATCGCGGGATTCAAACTCCGCGAAGGTATGAGCCTCGGAACCACTGTTACCCTACGTGGAAACTATATGTATGAGTTTCTAGATCGTTTGGTGAATGTGGCTCTACCAAGGGTGCGTGACTTTAAAGGAGTTTCCGAGAAAGGTTTCGACGGACGCGGAAACTATAACTTCAGCATCAAAGAACAAATCATTTTCCCAGAGATCAAAGTGGATAAGATCAACACTCTCTATGGGATGAACCTGACCTTCGTAACGAACACCAAGGTAGACGCAGAAGCTTATAGCCTTCTCGCTGCTTTCGGTATGCCGTTCCGGAACCTGAGATAA
- the rplV gene encoding 50S ribosomal protein L22, translating to MEAVAIARFVRMSPRKLRLVADEIRGYEVAEALDILKYTNKRAIEPIFKLIKSASANAVVKSDNADPGKMFIKKILVDEGPILKRFRPRARGRAARIRKRTSHVTVVISD from the coding sequence ATGGAAGCCGTAGCAATCGCAAGATTTGTCAGAATGTCCCCTCGTAAACTTCGTCTTGTAGCGGATGAGATCCGTGGCTACGAAGTTGCAGAAGCTCTGGATATTCTGAAATATACGAACAAGAGAGCGATCGAGCCTATCTTCAAACTTATCAAATCTGCTTCTGCAAACGCAGTTGTAAAAAGTGATAACGCTGATCCAGGCAAAATGTTCATTAAAAAGATCCTGGTGGACGAAGGCCCAATCCTTAAACGCTTCCGTCCTCGCGCTCGCGGTAGAGCTGCAAGGATCCGTAAGAGAACCAGCCACGTAACTGTGGTAATCTCGGATTAA
- a CDS encoding type Z 30S ribosomal protein S14, whose product MAKTSLIERHKKKKKFKVRVHNRCPLCGRPRGYLRRFDMCRICFRKLASQAQIPGVVKASW is encoded by the coding sequence ATGGCTAAGACCTCTTTAATCGAAAGACATAAGAAAAAAAAGAAATTCAAAGTACGGGTTCACAACCGTTGCCCACTTTGCGGACGCCCTCGCGGTTACCTAAGAAGATTCGACATGTGCAGAATTTGCTTCCGGAAGCTTGCTAGCCAAGCTCAAATCCCGGGAGTAGTTAAGGCATCTTGGTAA
- the rplP gene encoding 50S ribosomal protein L16 yields the protein MLSPKRVKFRKRQRGRLKGNDERGSKVSFGEFGLKAVTSGRLTARQIEAARITINRQVKRGGKLWIRIFPHLPITKKPAETRMGKGKGNPEFWIAEIRPGRVLFEMSGIDEATAKKALDLAAYKLPVQTEFVKRSTL from the coding sequence ATGTTATCACCTAAAAGAGTTAAGTTCAGAAAAAGACAAAGGGGCCGCTTGAAAGGAAACGACGAGCGTGGTTCCAAAGTGTCCTTCGGAGAGTTCGGTTTGAAAGCTGTTACTTCCGGACGTTTGACTGCAAGACAGATCGAAGCGGCAAGGATCACTATCAACCGTCAGGTAAAAAGAGGCGGGAAACTTTGGATTAGGATCTTCCCTCATCTACCTATTACCAAAAAACCAGCGGAAACTCGTATGGGTAAAGGTAAAGGTAACCCTGAGTTCTGGATCGCAGAGATCAGACCTGGTAGAGTTTTATTCGAAATGAGCGGTATCGATGAAGCAACCGCTAAAAAAGCTTTGGATCTGGCTGCTTATAAACTGCCTGTTCAAACTGAATTTGTGAAGAGGTCTACGCTGTGA
- the rplR gene encoding 50S ribosomal protein L18, translating into MINKLKKIAAKRRRAERSRFKLRQSSSRPRLVFNKSNRYLSCQIVDDGQGTTLVAASTLEATFAGKSRKDKEAAKALGKAIGERAASKGVKVVMLDRSGMIYHGRIAAFADAARAAGLEF; encoded by the coding sequence ATGATTAATAAACTGAAAAAAATCGCAGCCAAACGCAGAAGAGCAGAGCGTTCCAGATTTAAACTGAGACAATCCAGCTCTCGCCCTAGATTGGTATTTAATAAATCCAATCGTTATCTTTCCTGCCAGATCGTGGATGATGGCCAAGGAACAACTTTGGTAGCTGCCTCTACATTAGAAGCTACCTTTGCAGGTAAAAGCCGCAAAGATAAAGAAGCTGCTAAGGCTTTGGGAAAAGCGATCGGAGAGAGAGCCGCTTCTAAAGGTGTAAAGGTAGTTATGCTGGATCGTTCCGGAATGATCTACCACGGAAGAATCGCGGCTTTCGCGGACGCGGCTAGAGCCGCGGGACTGGAGTTCTAA